The uncultured Cohaesibacter sp. genomic sequence GCATGAGTGAAATGGACAAAAGCGACCGCCCGTGGCTGAGCATCATTGGCATCGGAGAAGGTGGTGCGGATGATCTGGGCGATCTCGCATGGTCACTGTTGATGAATGCCAACGTGATCCTCGGTGGAGAGCGTCATCTGGCAATGATTGGCGAGGATTTGACACCACGCGCCAAGCGCATGACATGGCCCTCCCCTTTGTCGCAGGTCTACACCGAGTTGAAGGCCTTGCGCGGCAAGCCGGTCGTCATTCTTGCCAGCGGCGACCCGATGGAATTTGGGATCGCGGGTAGTCTGACAAGGCATTTCGACTGGCATGAAATGCGGGTTCTTCCCTCACCCAGTTCCTTCAGTCTTGCGGCAAGCCTTTTGGGCTGGCCTCTCGACAAGATCGTGCGCCTTACCATTCATGGGCGCAACCCTGCCGGACTGGTGCCGCATCTGTTGCCCGGCGCAAGATTGCTGATCCTCTCCAAGGATGGCAGTTCGCCGGCGCTCGTTGCGCGTCTGTTGTGTGAGAGAGGGTTGGAGCAGGCCTCCATCACTGTGCTCGAGCATCTCGGCGGCGAGAAGGAAAAGGTCATCGAAAGCACCGCCAAGCTGCTGCATCAGGGCGCAAATGATCTTCGTTTTGCGGACCTCAATTTGTTGGCGGTCTCCCTGCCCGGGCGCTTTTCAGGCTGGTTACCCGTGGTTCCCGGTCTGCCCGATGACGCCTTTGAACATGATGGCAAAATGACTAAACGGGACATTCGCGCCAGTGCCCTTGCCAAACTTGCCCCGCACCCCGGAGCTGTGTTGTGGGATGTGGGAACGGGCTGCGGCTCCATCGCCATCGAATGGATGCGTAGCCACCCGTCCTGTCATGCCATCGGCATTGAGCCTCAAGAGCAGCGCCGTGCCTTCGCGCGGCATAATGCGGACATGCTGGGCGTTCCCAAGCTGCGCCTCCTCAATGGGACCGCGCCAGAGGGTCTGCGTGGTGAACCAGCACCGGATGCGGTGTTTATCGGCGGCGGATTGTCTGCGGATGTCATCAATTTCTGCATGCGCGCGCTAAAACCCGGCGGTCGGCTGGTTGCCCATGCGGTCACTCTCGGGTCCGAGAAGCTGTTGCTGGGCATGTTCGAACAACATGGTGGCGATCTGACACGCCTTTCCATCGCCAAGGCAGAAGCGGTGGGACCCTATTTCGGCTGGAAATCGGCCATGCCGGTCACCCAGTGGGCCTTTGTCAAAGACCTCACTGACGTGTGA encodes the following:
- the cbiE gene encoding precorrin-6y C5,15-methyltransferase (decarboxylating) subunit CbiE; amino-acid sequence: MDKSDRPWLSIIGIGEGGADDLGDLAWSLLMNANVILGGERHLAMIGEDLTPRAKRMTWPSPLSQVYTELKALRGKPVVILASGDPMEFGIAGSLTRHFDWHEMRVLPSPSSFSLAASLLGWPLDKIVRLTIHGRNPAGLVPHLLPGARLLILSKDGSSPALVARLLCERGLEQASITVLEHLGGEKEKVIESTAKLLHQGANDLRFADLNLLAVSLPGRFSGWLPVVPGLPDDAFEHDGKMTKRDIRASALAKLAPHPGAVLWDVGTGCGSIAIEWMRSHPSCHAIGIEPQEQRRAFARHNADMLGVPKLRLLNGTAPEGLRGEPAPDAVFIGGGLSADVINFCMRALKPGGRLVAHAVTLGSEKLLLGMFEQHGGDLTRLSIAKAEAVGPYFGWKSAMPVTQWAFVKDLTDV